One stretch of Candidatus Baltobacteraceae bacterium DNA includes these proteins:
- a CDS encoding peptidylprolyl isomerase, producing MNSNRLMAASLAAAFSLSLAACNSTNSGGAIVTVNGQAISHGTFDNKLEGSQAGKGVLNQLIQSDLIDQYATENHIDPTSGQIDDELNKLKTRYPNGQFDMIVKQQGMTNADVRNILRQQLVLQQAVAKRIPPITNTQVAAFFKQNHAALDKPEQVRARHILVPDLKTAQLVEAKLKSGGDFAALAKQYSADPASKDKGGELGFFGHGQMVQPFDAAAFSLPVGKISEPVKSPFGYHIIQVEEKKPAVKATLAGSDAQIRTTMMQQAEQQQIQPFLQELRSKATITVSDPRFSDLASTPLPPAPNTGAPAPASPAVSPAATK from the coding sequence TTGAATTCGAATCGTTTGATGGCGGCATCGTTGGCCGCCGCGTTTAGCTTGTCGCTGGCTGCGTGCAACAGCACGAATAGCGGTGGCGCGATCGTGACCGTCAACGGTCAGGCGATCAGCCACGGCACCTTCGACAACAAGCTGGAGGGAAGCCAAGCCGGAAAAGGCGTGCTCAACCAGTTGATTCAGAGCGATCTGATCGATCAGTATGCGACGGAGAACCACATCGATCCGACCTCCGGACAAATCGACGACGAGCTCAATAAGCTCAAGACGCGCTATCCCAACGGACAGTTCGACATGATCGTCAAGCAGCAGGGCATGACGAATGCCGACGTGCGCAACATCTTGCGCCAACAGCTCGTCCTGCAGCAAGCCGTTGCAAAACGCATTCCGCCGATCACGAACACACAAGTTGCGGCGTTCTTCAAGCAAAATCACGCAGCTCTCGACAAGCCCGAACAGGTCCGCGCGCGTCACATTCTCGTTCCGGATCTCAAGACCGCGCAGCTGGTCGAAGCCAAGTTGAAATCCGGCGGCGATTTCGCTGCGCTTGCCAAGCAATATTCGGCCGACCCCGCCAGCAAAGACAAAGGCGGCGAGCTAGGCTTCTTCGGACACGGACAAATGGTGCAGCCGTTCGATGCGGCCGCGTTTAGCTTACCGGTCGGGAAGATCAGCGAACCGGTGAAGAGTCCGTTCGGCTATCACATCATTCAAGTGGAAGAAAAGAAGCCGGCCGTCAAAGCGACCCTGGCGGGCAGCGATGCGCAGATTCGTACGACGATGATGCAGCAAGCCGAACAGCAACAGATTCAGCCGTTCTTGCAAGAGCTTCGTAGCAAAGCCACGATCACCGTGAGCGATCCGCGCTTCTCCGACCTTGCGAGCACGCCGCTTCCGCCTGCACCGAATACGGGCGCGCCGGCCCCCGCGTCGCCTGCAGTGTCTCCGGCCGCCACGAAGTAA